The genomic window GACAGAACTTTCAATAATAAAGTATAGATTATTTCTGAGAAGCCTCTTCCGCTTCTTCCATTAGTTTGATGTAAGTAGCATATCGGGAATGCTGTATTTCTCCCGTTTCCAGCCCTTCGATAACCGCGCATTTCGGCTCATTGATATGAAGGCAATTGTGGTATTTGCATTCTTCCCTTTTCTTAAATATTTCCGGGAAATAATGCTGCACTTCTTCTTTCTCGATATCGATCATAGCAAACTCACGTACCCCGGGGGTATCGATAACGTTGCCGCCAAAATCCCAAAAGTGCATCTGTGCAAAAGTAGTGGTATGTTTTCCTTTTAAATGCGTGTCGGAAATTTCTGAAGTTTTTAAGTTAAGTCCGGGCTGTAATGCATTGACCAAAGTAGATTTTCCGCAGCCGGAATGTCCGAAAAACACAGAGGTTTTATCCTGGAGAAGTGCTTTCAGCTGATCGAGATGCAATCCTGAATAAGAAGAAATTTCCAGAGAACCGTATCCGATT from Chryseobacterium sp. SORGH_AS_0447 includes these protein-coding regions:
- the rsgA gene encoding ribosome small subunit-dependent GTPase A codes for the protein MKGKIIKSTGSWYQVLEMETGKIFEARIRGKFKLIKTRLTNPLAVGDFVEFQLEQDDIAWITKIEPRTNYLIRKSVNLSKEAHIIASNIDLACFIFTLKHPETSLGFLDRFLACCEAYNISPLILFNKMDVLDEEEIEIVKDMEFLYNEIGYGSLEISSYSGLHLDQLKALLQDKTSVFFGHSGCGKSTLVNALQPGLNLKTSEISDTHLKGKHTTTFAQMHFWDFGGNVIDTPGVREFAMIDIEKEEVQHYFPEIFKKREECKYHNCLHINEPKCAVIEGLETGEIQHSRYATYIKLMEEAEEASQK